One window from the genome of Bacillus rossius redtenbacheri isolate Brsri chromosome 12, Brsri_v3, whole genome shotgun sequence encodes:
- the LOC134537547 gene encoding UDP-N-acetylhexosamine pyrophosphorylase codes for MLDAELLKKELAPHGQEHLVRFWGELSEAEREQLCADVRAVDVAEVVEYFRRTQETSRTDQQKLDDRMKPIPPHIHGSAVRSGPREIAAYEAEGLLQVSRGKVGVLLMAGGQGTRLGVTYPKGMYDVGLPSHKTLYQLQAERILRLEELAYSRTGRRGSVAWYIMTSEATMEPTLRFFEQHAYFGLDRRNVVVFEQGLLPCFTFDGKIILDGKNRLSKAPDGNGGLYRALREEKVLDDMERRGIEYLHAHAVDNILVKVADPVFIGYCIKKGADCGAKVVEKTNPTEAVGVVCEVDGRFQVVEYSEITPMTAERCNNDGRLTFSAGSICNHFFTRQFLRHVADRHERKLRLHVAKKKIPYVDASGHRVVPDKPNGIKMEKFVFDVFPFSERFVTWEVDRTEEFSPVKNADSTGKDCPATARNDLFALHRRYLELAGGMVTETEEDFVCEISPLVSYAGENLEGSVADAKLRSPIVIWAEGEVPASNGTVNGTAGYINEIHAYA; via the coding sequence ATGTTGGACGCGGAGCTGCTGAAGAAGGAGCTGGCGCCTCACGGCCAGGAGCACCTGGTGCGCTTCTGGGGCGAGCTGTCCGAGGCGGAGCGCGAGCAGCTATGCGCCGACGTGCGCGCCGTCGACGTGGCGGAGGTGGTGGAGTACTTCCGGCGCACGCAGGAGACGTCGCGGACCGACCAGCAGAAGCTCGACGACCGCATGAAGCCCATCCCGCCGCACATCCACGGCTCGGCCGTGCGCAGCGGGCCCCGCGAGATCGCCGCCTACGAGGCGGAGGGGCTGCTGCAGGTGTCGCGCGGCAAGGTGGGCGTGCTGCTGATGGCCGGGGGCCAGGGCACGCGCCTGGGGGTCACCTACCCCAAAGGCATGTACGACGTGGGGTTGCCTTCGCACAAGACCCTGTACCAGCTGCAGGCTGAGCGCATCCTCCGACTGGAAGAGCTGGCCTACAGCCGCACGGGCCGGCGGGGGTCTGTAGCGTGGTACATCATGACCAGCGAGGCCACGATGGAGCCCACCCTCCGCTTCTTCGAGCAGCACGCCTACTTCGGTCTCGACCGCAGGAACGTCGTGGTGTTCGAGCAGGGGCTCCTGCCGTGCTTCACCTTTGACGGTAAGATAATCCTCGATGGCAAGAACAGGCTGTCTAAAGCCCCAGATGGCAACGGGGGACTCTACCGGGCTCTCCGGGAGGAGAAGGTTCTCGATGACATGGAGCGGAGGGGCATCGAGTACCTGCATGCACATGCCGTAGACAACATCTTGGTTAAAGTTGCGGACCCGGTGTTCATTGGCTATTGCATCAAGAAGGGGGCGGACTGTGGGGCGAAAGTAGTCGAGAAGACGAACCCCACAGAGGCTGTAGGGGTGGTGTGTGAGGTGGACGGGAGGTTTCAAGTGGTGGAGTACAGCGAAATCACTCCGATGACCGCAGAGCGATGCAACAACGATGGTCGCCTGACATTCAGCGCGGGCAGCATCTGCAACCACTTCTTCACGCGGCAGTTCCTCCGGCATGTCGCCGACCGTCACGAGAGGAAGCTGCGGCTGCACGTTGCCAAGAAGAAGATCCCGTACGTGGATGCGAGCGGCCATCGAGTCGTCCCGGATAAGCCCAATGGCATCAAGATGGAGAAGTTCGTATTTGATGTGTTCCCGTTCTCCGAGCGCTTCGTGACGTGGGAAGTGGACCGCACTGAGGAGTTCAGCCCGGTCAAGAATGCAGACTCCACAGGGAAGGATTGTCCGGCGACCGCTCGGAACGATCTGTTTGCCCTCCACCGACGGTACCTGGAGTTGGCCGGTGGGATGGTCACAGAAACGGAGGAAGACTTTGTGTGTGAGATTTCGCCGCTGGTGTCGTATGCCGGGGAgaatctcgaaggtagtgttgcAGATGCTAAGTTGCGGTCGCCGATCGTCATTTGGGCAGAAGGGGAAGTCCCAGCGAGCAACGGCACTGTGAACGGCACTGCTGGTTACATCAATGAAATTCACGCTTATGCTTGA